A segment of the uncultured Desulfobulbus sp. genome:
CCCCATCCACAATACAGCCGTCGTCACTGTGCAGGCTGATCTGTACCCGGCTGTTTTCGGACAGATTGCTGAAGGTGCCGACACTGAGGGTGAAACGGTCGCCGGGGGCAACAAAGGCCGGTACATTTGGGGTCAATACCCACGGTCCGCGGACCTCGGTGCCCTGGGTGGTCACGCCGATGCGCTGTGGGGTCACAGCCACCGCCATGATCCGCAAACGGCCGTTGAACCCCTCCGGAACCTGGTAGGAAAAACTGCGCCCTCCTGCCGGCAGATCCACCACCCCGGACCAGTAAGCCACTGGCCCCTGGCGTTTGCGTTTAAATGGGTTGAGGTGCGCCCCTATTGCCTCGTCATCGCCTCCTCCCGGCGCGGCTGCGTTGAGCAGTCGGCTGAATTCGGGCAAAATCAAGTTGAGGATCTGCAGGGTTTCCACCTCCAGACTGCGTTTGGCAAAGAACTCGCCCAGGGGGTTGGGTGTTGTGTAGCGAGCCACCTGGAGGATGCCCTCATCAACGGCAAAGACAACCGCCTTGGCCGGTTCGGGGGTAGTAAGCTTGATCGTCAGTTCCTGCCCCGGTTCGATGGTCTTTGCGCTTGCAAGCGTAACCGGCAGTGTGCGACGTGCAAGCGAGACCGCAAACGGGGCCACTCCGGAGGAGAGCGGGCTCATGAAAATTTCCGGGGAGTTGGGGTCGCGGAGAAACTGGACGTTGACATAGCCATTGCCCTCCAACCCCTGCGGCACGGTGATGGTCTGCACGCTGCTGGTGGTATTGGTGGTAAACCAGGCATGGGCATAGACCTTGTCGCGTTCGATGGTGATCAGGCCGGAACCGGTGTAGGGCGCGCGCAGGTTGATGTGAATGATGTCGCCGGGAGCGTAGGATTTTTTATCGAGCTTGATCTGCAACTCGGCGTTGCGTTCTAGCGAGCGGCTGACATTGCCCATGCCCGCCACGCTCCAGCTGATGGTATTGAGCAGCGTCCCCTGACCATCGCGTAACTCATAGGCGAAATCCCCGGGTTCTTCGGTTGGTACATTCGTTGTCGTTCCTTCTGGGGAGATGTTCAGGCCCTGTGTCGTGCGGATGATTTGCTTGCGCCTGGATTCGTAGGCATAGGCGCCGCTGTCCTGCTTCACCAGGACTGAGACGTAGCGGTATTCGATCAGGGTCAGTTGCAGCCCATCAACCGCCGTCGGCGCCAGGTCGGGCCGGAGAGCGAGCCAGGTGCAACTGCGTTGCGCCCCCTTGGTTATGTACTCAAGGGAATCGGGAGTACGCACCCCAACCAGGTAGGGGTGCGAGGCCACCAGGACTTCATCGGCGGCAACCACGTTGCGTCCACCCTTGGCCTCATAGACCCGCGTGGTCAGGCGCAGGCGGTAGGCGGCAGCGGTGAAGCGTTGCAGATCAGGCCGCAGTTGGGCGGTGCCGTCTGCTCCGGTCCGCGTTTCTTCCAGTTGTTCATCAACCCCTTCCTTGAGTCGGTTTGGCAGCTGAAAGCGGTAGTCCGCGTACTGGGGGAAGGCGGCAAAGGCGGGTGACAGTTCCATACTGGCGGTGACACGACGATCGGCTGCGTCAGCCCCGAAAAGATGGCGTGCGGTGACCACAGGTTTGACCTCATTAGGCTGAAGCCACCCCATGACCGGGGTGTTTGCCAGGCGCAGGTCGACCTTCATCCGGTCGGGTTCGAATTCACGCACCGAAAAATCGACGCTGTCGACAAAGGTGGCACGGCGGTTGTTTTTCACCAGGTAGATCGTGGCCGTGTACGAACCGGCGGCCGCATTGCCGTTTGTGATAAAATCGATGGCATCAAAGCCGTCTTCGGTCGTGGCCCTGCGTTCGCGGAAGGCGACGAGGCCACGTGGATCAGTGATTTCAATCTCAATTGGCATGCCAGCCAAGGACAGCTGCCAGTCGTTGGCCCGGAGAATATAACCGATGTGGGCCGTCTCCCCCGGACGATAGAGGCCGCGATCGGTGAACAGGGAGGCGGAAACCTGGTTGGGGCTCCGTTGATTGGATCTGCCGCCGATGTCAAAGCGGGAAAAATCGATCTGATGTTCATCATGGCCCAGCGGCAGGAAGGAGAGATCCCTCTCCAGGGAGGCCATCACCATGATCGGTGATTTTTCTCGTCTGAGATCGTTGAGCTGGGCAAAACGCACATGCCCCTGATCATCGGTGTGCCCCGTGGCCACCGGCAATCCGTTGCGTCCGACCACGGTAACAGCCACTGCGGGTACCGGCCTGCCGCTGCTCAGTGACTGGACAAAGACCTCCTGGCCACCGTCCAGGGTCTGTTTGCAGAGAATACCGAGATCGGTGACGAGAATGAAGCGACGGTCGCCGGAAGAGTCGCCCTGGAGGGAATCACTGTAGCTGCGATAGGGATATTTAGGGTCAAAGGGCGTAAGCCGCAGGACAAAGACACCGGATACTCCACCGTCTCTTTTGAGATAGGGGCCCAGGTCAACGGCATCATAAATTGGTTTGCTCGGATCAACGGCACTCAAGATCCGGATGAAGGATTGCCGTTCCACCAGACGATCAAAATCGTTGTCGTACACCGACGGTTGAGCAAACCGGCCGTAGTTTTGGTCAACCAGATGATGCAGCTGGCCGGGCAGCATGCGGGCGATCTCCACCTTGACCCCGGGAACGCCCTGAGCCATGAAGCCGACCCTGTGCTCCCCGTTCAGGCTGAGCAATGCCCCTTCCCCCAGGAGCTTGACCACCTTGGGGTACTCGCCGCTGTCGAGCAGGGCAACAGAGGGTTGCTTCATAAGATAGCCGCCAATGGCTTGGATCCGCTCGTCGATTTTGACCACCAGCTGTCGTTTGACCGGCACGTCAAGACGAAAACTGTGCAGGCTGTTGAGCGGTTCCGCGCTTGGGATCAGAGTCAGGTGGATGGATTGATTCAGATCGGCTTCATTTATGTTCTGGAGGTGCCATGGCTGCTTTTTCTGTGGTAATAACCAGGCTTGGATATGCTTGCCAATCTCTTCGTCCGCTACTGGGAAGGAGCTTGCCAGGGTGAGCACTTGCTGGGGTTCTCCCTGGGGGTTGTTGACGTACCTGGTTCGGATATCGGAAAAACTGAGTTGGTAACGGCCTGGAACCTTGACGGTTTGTTCGACTGGGCCGGCGAGCTGAACATGATCTTTCTGGGAGGCGATGGCCTTCCCCAGTCGCAGGGTGATGGGGACCGATTCCAAGGGCATGGCCAGGGGCGCAGAGAACAGGTGCGCATGGAGGCTATCTTTATCAACCTTCAGGGAGAATCGAGTAGCGGATGGATCGCGGTAGCTGAGCCCCTTGCCCGGGAGCAGTTGGATGTTGGCCGCAAGTGTTGCGGGATCGACCATATGGGAAAAGTCGATGGAGGCCAACAGTTTCTTGACGCCCGGATCATGGGGATCCTGATACAGTTCAGCCTTTTTGATGGTCGCTGAAAAGGGAGCGGTGGAAAAACGGCGCTCATAGGTCTGCAACAGTACACCTGGTGCAAAAAAATCTTTTTTGGCAAAACCAAGCCGAAAGGAGGTGCCGATGGGCCAATCTTCATCCGGCTTGAACTCCAGGGTCCGGTCATCCACCCATTTCCACAACCCCTTGCAGGCCGGGTCAAGACGCACGCCTCCTTGCAGCGGTTTATTGATCAGCTGCAGCGGGGCCGCGGACTCGGCAAAATGGACATGCAGGGGGAAAACCTCGATCGGTGTTTTGCTGTAATCGGTGAGCGCGGGTGGTCCAAGGCGGTAATCGACCGTATGCGGCTTGGGCAGATGACTGTACCACTGCCAGCCGTACCAACCGGACACGGTCGACAAACAGATGAAGGCAAGGAGAACGAGTGAGAGCAGAGGGCGGGCACGCAGCCAGGTGCACCACGGAGGCGGTTGCCAGGAAAACCGTCCCAGCAGCAGGTGCATCATTTGAGAAAGACCACGAGAGACAGACTTCCAGCGTTGTGAGAAGAGATGTGTATCCATGGCGTCACCTGGTCGTGATGGAGCGCCTGCTCCTGAGAGAAAATGTGCTAACGCATTGTGCTCATGATTTTTTTTGAGATTTTTTTGCCTGCTCGGGCGTTTGAACTTTACAGTGCGCCGTCAGCCACTCTCTGGGGCAGGGCATGCTTGACATCATAGATCACCGCGTTGGATTTACACACGGCCCTGAGCTCAGTTTCGGAAAGCCGGGTAAATTCCTCATGGGCCACCGCCAGGATCACTGCATCGTAGCGCTGTTGCGGAAGGCTTGCGATCATGTTCACCTTGTAGAGGGATCTGGCCTCTTCCTGATCGACCCAGGGGTCGTAAACATCGATTCTGGCGCCGAAGGTGAGCAGTTCCTCGATGATATCAATGACCCGGGTGTTGCGCAGATCCGGGCAGTTCTCCTTAAAGGTCAGGCCAAGGACGAGGATATGGGCATCGGCCACATGGATGCGGCGTTTGAGCATCAGTTTGACCGTCTCGGAGGCAATGTAGCGGCCCATATCATCGTTGAGGCGGCGGCCGGCAAGGATCATCTCCGGGTGGTAGCCGACCTCCTGGGCCTTGTGGGTGAGGTAATAGGGATCGACGCCGATACAGTGGCCGCCGACCAGACCGGGACGAAAGGGCAGGAAGTTCCACTTGGTTCCGGCTGCCTTGAGCACTTCGAGGGTATCGATGCCTAACCGGTTGAAGATCAGGGCGAGTTCGTTGATCAGGGCAATGTTGACGTCGCGCTGGGTGTTCTCTATTACCTTGGCGGCCTCGGCCACCCGCATGGAACTGGCCTTGAAGGTCCCGGCGGTGATCACCATGCCGTAGAGTTTATCGACAAACTCCGCCACCTCGGGAGTGGAGCCGGAGGTGACCTTGACAATGGTCGGCAGCCGGTGCTGATGATCGCCGGGGTTGATTCGCTCCGGGCTGTACCCGGCGAAAAAGTCCTGGTTGAAGGTCAAACCGGAATCCCGCTCCAGGATCGGCACGCAGACCTCCTCGGTTGCTCCAGGGTAAACGGTGGATTCGTAGATGACCACGTCTTCTTTTTTCAAGACCTGGGCCACTGTTTCCGAGGCCTTGACCAAGGGAGTGAAGTCCGGGCGCTTGTTGCGGTCGATGGGCGTGGGCACGGCAACGATAAAGACGTTGCATCTCCTGAGGTCGTTGATCTCGCAGCTATACTCCAGGTTGCCCGCCTGCTGCAACTCCTCGCGGGTGACTTCCCGGGTCACGTCAAGATGACGGCGCAGTTCATCGATACGCCTGGCCTTGAGATCAAAACCAATGGTGGGCCGCTTTTTGCTGAATTCAACGGCCAGGGGCAGGCCGACATAGCCAAGACCGATGATGGCGATACAAACGTTGTCTAGATTGAACATGGAAATACCTTGGAGGGGAAAAGAAGAGACAGCAGATTGATTTACTTGAAAGAAGTATAAAGCGAAGTGACGCGGGAGCAAAGCACTAAACGCGCAGGATATAAAAATGGGCGCGTCACACTCCCCGGTTTTGATGTGGCCAGAGCAGGGTATGCAGTTGGAGTTGAAGGCGAACGTTGACGTTGAGGCGATGTTCAAGGAGCAGGTTTGCCAGTTCTAGCGGTGCAAGCCGATCCGTGACCGGGGAGAACAGAACCGGCAGCAGCCGGTCCAACCGATGTTGTTCGACCATATTTTTTGCCCAGTGAAAATCGCCGGGTGAACTCAGGACAAACTTGATTTCATCACGGCACCCACGCTGCCGTCGCTCACCAAGGACCTGGAGGTTTTCGCCCAGATTATGTTCGCTCATACCCGAATCCGGACATTTGATGTCCATGATGATATGCACCCCGTCAGGGACCGCGCAGATCGGCAGGCTGCCGTTGGTTTCCAACAGCACGACCCGTTCTTGGAGGAGAAGCTCCTGCATCAGAGGGTAGACGCCAATTTGACACAGCGGCTCTCCTCCGGTTATCTCGACCATGGTCCCCGGATCCTGGTTGATCCTGTCCATGATGGACGCATATTCCATGGGTTGTCCGAGTTCTTCATAGGTATAGCGGGCATCGCAGTAGCTGCAGCGCAGGTTGCAACCGGCAAGACGGACAAAGAGGCAGGGCAGGCCGGCCCAGGTCGATTCCCCCTGAATGGAGGTGAACAGTTCGGAAACAAGCAGGGGCTCAGTCGCCATAGTAGATCACGCCGCTGGAATCGGTTTCCCGGATCTCAACACTGTAGAGGCGATAGCGGTCGGTTTTCAGCCGTGGTTGCAGGGTTTTAAAAAGATAGATGGCAATATGCTCGGAGGAAGGATTGATCTCAACAAAGGCTGGATGCTGGTTGAGGTCGCGATGGTCAAGCTCGTCGACCACGGTGTTGACGGTGTTTTTCAACTCCTTGAAATCAATTCCCATTCCAAGTTTATCGAGTTTGTCGGCACGAACCGTCACCTTGACTTTCCAGTTGTGCCCGTGCGGATTTTCACAGTTGCCCGGATAGGCGCGGAGATGATGGCCACCGGAAAAATGGGTCTTGATAAATACATCCATGGTGTACTCCCGGGAAAAAATATGAGAAAAGAGGAAGAGCCCCTCAAACTAAAGCGGCTTGCGTTGCCGAGTAGTCAAATGGTAAACAGAAACTGAGTCTTGTAAAGCGTCAACCGTACAACAGTGGATGTGCAGTTGACATCAATGACCAGCCCTCCATCGATCCACTTTCAGGGAGTTTGCCATTGCCGCACGTTGTTCCCCGCCCCGCCATTACCCGTGACACGCTTTTTGCCGGTTCGCTGGTCTGCAATCAGCCGACACAGGGGTACCGATTTTCCATCGATGCAGTGCTTGTAGCCCAGTTTGTGCAGCCCAAAGCACACCACAATGTCCTGGATCTCGGTTGCGGCAGCGGCATTGTCGGACTTATCCTGGCCTACCGCTCTGCCGAACTGACGGTGCATGGACTGGAAATCCAACCGGAGTTGGCATGCCTTGCCCGGGAAAATATCTGCGCCAACGGCTGGAGTGGGCGCATGCAGATCATCGAAGGCGATGCATGTGCCATCGAAGGTTCCATCCAGGCGGAAACTTACGATCTGGTGGTCTGCAATCCTCCCTACGGTACAGCCAATGGCGGGCGCATCAACCCGAATCCCCAGGCTGCCAACGCCCGCCATGAACTGTGCGGTTCCCTGGAAGATTTTGTTCATGCCGCGGCCTTTACGGTGCGCAACCGCGGCACGGTGGTTTTCGTCTATCCCGCCAGGCGGGGGGCGGCCCTGCTGCATATCCTGAGCTGCAATCGCCTCACGCCCAAGCGGATGCAGCCGGTGTACTCCTACCCGGAAGCGCAGACCGCCCGCCTGCTCCTGATCGAGGCAGTGAAAAACGGGGGCGAACAGTTCGAGATCATGGCACCGTTTTATGTTTACCACCACAAAAATGGTCCGTACAGCCAGGCCATGCAGGCGCTTTACCTGGAGAATCCGTCATGCTCGCCAAGGTAAACAGCTGTGCGGTCAGCGGGGTCGATGGTCTGCCTATCCAGGTCGAGGTTGATCTGTCCCTGGGGCTGCCTTCTTTTTCCACGGTCGGCCTGGCCGAGGGGGCGGTGCGTGAGGCCAAGGACCGGGTGCGGGCTGCCATAAAAAATGGCGGTTATGACTTTCCCCAGCGGCGAATAACCGTCAACCTGGCACCGGCCTCGGTCAAAAAAGAGGGCACCGGCTATGACCTGCCGATCGCGCTTGGTATTCTTGCCGCCGGTGGCCTGATTTCCGCTGAGCAACTTGAACCGATGGCTATGGTCGGCGAACTGAGCCTGGATGGCAGTGTCAAGCCGGTGTCCGGTGTCCTGCCCATGGCATTGGCCGCCCGCGACCAGGGATTCAGCCGTTTTCTCGTGCCCCTTGCAAATGTGGCCGAAGCAGCCATTGTTCGGGGATTGGAGGTGTACGGTATTGAGCGGCTTGACCAGGCGGTTGAATTCTGCGCCGGTCGTACCCTGCTTGCGCCGCTTGCCCTTGACCCGGCCGAACTTTTCGCGGCCCAAGAAGGGTATGGTATCGATTTCGCTGATGTCAAGGGGCAGGAGGCGGTCAAACGGGCCATGGAGATCGCTGCCGCCGGCGGGCATAATCTTCTGTTGAGCGGCATCCCGGGGACGGGGAAGACCATGATGGCCAGACGCCTGCCGACCATCATGCCCGATCTCAGTCTGGAGGAGGCCATCGAAACCACCAAAGTGTTTTCCACCGCCGGCTTGCTTCCGGAAAAGACACCGCTTCTGGTGACCCGCCCCTTTCGCGCGCCGCACCATACCGTGTCCGATGCCGGCCTGATCGGCGGCGGCCAGGTTCCGCGTCCCGGCGAGGTTTCCCTGGCCCACAACGGTGTCCTTTTTCTCGATGAGTTGCCCGAATTTAAAAAACACGTCCTGGAGGTGCTGCGCCAGCCTCTCGAGGACGGCACGGTCACCATTGCCCGCGCCTCCACCAGCCTCAGCTTTCCGGCCCGGTTCACCCTGGTGGGGGCCATGAATCCCTGCCCAACGGGACAAGCAATTCATTGACCAATGTAACCAAGTTCACATCCTTGAGATTTCCCTACCCGTTCCATATCTTCATGAATCGCCCATTGCATACAATGACCTTGGACTACCCACTTATAAAAATGTTTATTCCAGCGCTGACATCTGTCAAATCCTGAAAATCAGGCAGGATACTTTCAGGGCAAGAGTACGCGCTGGCATGTATCCCAAGCCTACCCATTTCATCAGTGGATACTGGCGTTTTACTTTAGAAGAGATAAGGAACATCCTTCGACTGACGGATCAGTTAAAAGCCCAAGGTAAAGTCAACCGATGACCAATATTTGGTTCTCAACAGGATCTGCAATAAATATAACGTATAATCAACAGGTTAGTTCATACAATTCCCCAGTTGTGTACATCATTGTGTATCAACCAGAGATAGTATTTAATAATAATTATCATTAATATCCATGTTCAATCTAGCTTCATACATCACCCTACCCAATCAAGCAACACACATCCCCTGCTTGCCAGCATTCCATCCACCGAGAAGTACCATTCAAAACTGTTCCACGCATACCTGAGTCAACCATTCCAAAAAAGTTGAGATCTTATATCCTGAGCCCCATCTGAGATGAATGTATTCCGATAAGAATCAGCTTAATAATTATGATGGTTGTGACCAAATTTAATTATTATTGTTTTTCTATATACAGAATTCAATTTTTTTAAAAATTGAGTTTAATTGAAATTTAAAATTCAATTGATTTGGAGATTGTGAGATTGGGAGATGGAAAGATAGACCACTGGTGGATATCGGCCACAGAATGGACAAACGAGAACAATAAACACATATGATTCATGTTCATTGTGTTTGAGATATTAATTTTTAAAATTTAATTTTTAGTAAAAGAAAAAAATAATTTAAAATAAAAATATGAACTAAATTTCATTCAAAAAACTGCTTTTTTATGAAATTTGAATGCAAGTATTCGTTGAAAATAGAAATTTTATTTATTTTTCTAAAATTAAATTCAAAAATAAAATGATTATTTACTCTAAGAAATAGTTAAAATTTACAATTGTTAAGAACAGAACATAGAAACAATAAAAATACTAAATGTTCGGCAATCAATAACAACCTATCTCAAAGAAATAAGCATATAGCCACCTACAGCCATGGAACCTTGAACATGTATAATCTATTTAAAACATTATTTTCTATTTTCATTTTGTTACTCATTGTTTGAATATATTCCTTATAAAATTATCAGTTTTTTATATTTAGTTAATATGTATGTATCAAGGCTTGCCCAGGGAGTATCCGGACACAACTCGCGCTGCCACATACGATTTAAAGACTTCTCAATTATGTATATAATAACATATTTTGAAAAGAAATGCAAATTTATCTCCAATTATGGCCTGAGCTCTTGTTTCCAGGTATCGCTTAGAGCAATTTGGAGAAGTTCTCTTTTATAGTGCTGAGCTGGAAAGTCACTCAACCATAATCGGTAACCAGGTAATCCATAGGGTCGGTCAAGTTCACCAGGAAACCAAGAATCCCTTGGAATGGTTCTGCTACCAAAACCAAATCAGTTTTTTCAAATAAATCTTGGTTTGATTTCAAAATCAAATCAGTTTTTCAAAAAATTATTTGATTTGATTTCACTCCTGAATGGGTCCAAATCAGCACATTTTCCCATGTATACATCAGGGAAATTGGCAGTTTTGGACCATTTTCTCAAGCAGATCTCAGGCTTTACAAAACGTAGATGTTATTGATTTTATTGATATACCACCTCAATCTCTTACTTGGGCACTTCCCCTGAAGCAATGGCCTGTTGGCATGCTTATTCAATAATATCATCATCTTAGTTTAAAAAGGCAGATTTTCATTATTTCCTGGATTTGTGCCAATCGGCAGATAGGGAAGCAGATGACAGGTTGGTGATCACAAGAGGAGTAAAACCAAATCAGTTTTTTCAAATTATTCTTGGTTTGATTTCAAAACCAAATCAGTTTTTTCAAAAAATATCTGATTTGATTTTGGTCACCACTGGGAGAGGCTCGGATGAATCCCACTACTCCGGAACAGTTCCGATCCATCTTGGATCAGGTCAAAGTTTATAAAATCTGATTTCTCTATATAGTAAAAGAATAATATTCAATTTCATTTGGTCGTTGTAGGAATCGGACTAGACCAGATCGGATACCTCCCTTTGCCATGATGTCGCCCTTCAAGCTACCTGAGGGGCATCTTACATTCCTAGACCTTCTGAACTCTCATATCTTTTCCCATTTTAAATTTTATTTTTATGAAAATGAATTTAATTGAGACCTATTTGTATATCTGTTTCTGTAGAATTTAAATGCATTTATCTATATTTTTATGTATAATTAATTATATAAAACAAAATAAATTTAATTCGGGACTTAAATTCTATGGTAAAAGCCTATGGATATTGCCGGGTTTCCGGTGTTGGCCAGATTGATGGCAATGGGTTTGAGCGGCAGGAAGCAGCAATCTCAGAATTTGGAAAGTTGGCCAACATTGAGATAACCAAGATTTACCGGGAACAGGTATCAGGGACCAAGGATGAAGAGTTCCGGGAAGTGTTTCAGGAGATGATAGCTGAGATACTTAAAAATGGAGTTCGGACAATAGTGGTTGAGGGGTTGGATCGGTTAGCTCGGGAATACCGGGTCCAGGAACAGCTCTTGATTTATCTGGTATCCAAAGAGATCACATTGATTGATTGCCGGACTGGGGAAAATGTGACAGAGGCCATCAGTTCTGACCCAATGAAGAAAGCTATGGTTCAGATCCAGGGAATCTTCGCTGAACTGGAAAAGAATCTTCTTGTTAAAAAGCTGAGGATTGCTCGGGAGGCCAAACGAAAGACGGAGGGGAAGTGTGAGGGAAGGAAAGGATGGACCGAACAGGCTGAGAAGAGAGATCTGATCCTTGGGGAAATCAGGAGACTTCGGAGAAAACCCAAGAAACAGGACCGAATGACCTATGTTGAAGTAGCTAAGAGATTGAATGAGAGAGCATTAGAGGATGACCAGTACACCACTATTACCGGGAAACCATGGTCGGGACCAATGGTTCAGAACTTCATCCAAAGATATGAGAAGAAGTGATAACTGTGGACTACTCAGGTTTTAAGACAAGGAACGAAATCGGTTAAGTCACCTTCTTGGGGGAAACAGATTGATGCTATGGGATTCAGCTAGATAGAATTCGGACGGATCTAATCATTAAAATCTTCAGTTTTCTTTTTCCCCAATAAAAAGTAGGTAAATCTGACAATGCTAATATATATATTAGTATTGACTGAAATACCTACATTTTTAGATCCGTTCAATAGTTAGATTCGTAAAAAAATCAGAATGTAGTAACCTTAGAAAACTTCTTTGTTTTTTTGTCAAAACTCATGATATAAACATTTAAACTAATATAATTAAAAATGAGCCATCTAGACATTCTCTTGAAACTCCTAGGATGAAGAACTGGTATGATGACAATGCACTTTTTACCATTGTCCCTGAATCCTGAGTTTCTTCCAATTGATTGACTAACTTGTGTTTCAATCAAGATCTTTTGTATTAAAGGCTCAGATTCTTTTATTACTTCCTCTTCAGTTAGATTTTTCTTTCCGAGGTTATACTCAACCCATTTTGTTAAGTACTCTTTATTATTCAGATAAAATTCAAGAATAACTATTTCAGTCTTCATTGTCCCGAAAACAACAGTATTCTCATCTGAAAGGTTATTCATACCCTTAACACCGAGATGAGTTAAAGTTTCGTAATTTGAACATTTCAAACCGTCAGAAATGATCTTCAGATTATATTTAGCAAATAAACTAGCTTGATCTTCAAGAATTTCCTTTGATGTGGAATGAACCAATAAATAACAAACATTATCAGCAGACAACTTCCATTCCAGGAAGCTGTCATCTTTTCTTCTCATATTAAATTCTTTATCTAATTCAAAAAGTTCATCCAACTCAAGAGTCATTTCAGAGAAATCAGAACCCCAAAAATAGATTTCAACTAAAGATCGTTCAGTAGTTAGAACTAAAATATCTTTAGTTTTGATAGTTTTATCCTTTTCTTTA
Coding sequences within it:
- a CDS encoding YifB family Mg chelatase-like AAA ATPase: MLAKVNSCAVSGVDGLPIQVEVDLSLGLPSFSTVGLAEGAVREAKDRVRAAIKNGGYDFPQRRITVNLAPASVKKEGTGYDLPIALGILAAGGLISAEQLEPMAMVGELSLDGSVKPVSGVLPMALAARDQGFSRFLVPLANVAEAAIVRGLEVYGIERLDQAVEFCAGRTLLAPLALDPAELFAAQEGYGIDFADVKGQEAVKRAMEIAAAGGHNLLLSGIPGTGKTMMARRLPTIMPDLSLEEAIETTKVFSTAGLLPEKTPLLVTRPFRAPHHTVSDAGLIGGGQVPRPGEVSLAHNGVLFLDELPEFKKHVLEVLRQPLEDGTVTIARASTSLSFPARFTLVGAMNPCPTGQAIH
- a CDS encoding recombinase family protein, with protein sequence MVKAYGYCRVSGVGQIDGNGFERQEAAISEFGKLANIEITKIYREQVSGTKDEEFREVFQEMIAEILKNGVRTIVVEGLDRLAREYRVQEQLLIYLVSKEITLIDCRTGENVTEAISSDPMKKAMVQIQGIFAELEKNLLVKKLRIAREAKRKTEGKCEGRKGWTEQAEKRDLILGEIRRLRRKPKKQDRMTYVEVAKRLNERALEDDQYTTITGKPWSGPMVQNFIQRYEKK